A single region of the Clostridia bacterium genome encodes:
- a CDS encoding nitrate reductase subunit alpha, protein MSWIKDEVDPRLRSWEEFYRNRWQHDKIVRSTHGVNCTGGCSWQIHVKDGIVTWEMQGLDYPMLESGLPPYEPRGCQRGISYSWYLYSPLRVKYPYTRGALLDLWLEARAQHEDPVDAWKSLVENPEARRRWQRARGKGGFRRADWDTVLELMAAAQIYTIKKWGPDRIAGFSPIPAMSMISYAGGARMLQLMGAVSLSFYDWYCDLPPASPETWGEQTDVQESADWYNSKLLAVMGSNLNMTRTPDCHFAAEARHNGSKMWVFTPDFAQVSKYADEWVAINAGQDGAWWMAVNHVILHEFHHQKQTPYFLDYAKKYTDSPYLVEINEVDGEFRAGRLLHANRLRGYEGTENGEWKFLMWDTKDGRPKMPMGSSGFRWGKEKGKWNLLLKDGVDGTEIDPALTFLDDRDHVAAVSFDDFGEGRRVKRCVPVRRLETADGGTVTVATVYDLLFAQYGVSRGLAGDYPADYDDESQAYTPAWAEKYTGMGRQMLIRFAREWANTAEATNGKCTVIIGAGINHWYHGNLMYRAAIHSLIFCGCIGVNGGGLAHYVGQEKLAPGESWGALAFGKDWVPASRLQNAPSWHYVNTDQWRYERSFTDYHTVPQINGNSSLAKGHTMDLQVRAVRSGWLPFYPQFNKSSLELVREAEAAGAHSNEEIVDFTVRQLKNKNLKFAVEDPDAPENWPRVWFIWRGNALLASAKGHEYFLKHYLGTHSNLISKDMAEGSVEDVVWHKEAPEGKMDLVVDLNFRMDTSALYSDIVLPAATFYEKADLNSTDMHSFIHPLSPAVPPSWESKSDWQIFRAVAKKFSELAPKHFPEPVRDIVATPLAHDTAAEIAQVEIKDWTKGECEAIPGKTMPGLKVVERDYKNLYNQYISFGPQVAANGLGAHGTHYEVKDEYKTAIRECPTVEWNGNKYPSVLEDEHVCNLILRFATVTNGELAYRSYKNIEEKAGVPLVHLAERNRGTRVTFKDLQAQPRRFINSPMWSGLTENGRAYSPFTYNVECMVPWRTLTGRQHLYLDHPLYIDFGEHLPTYKPKPLPVQYNDICYSLPDNATKMLNYLTPHGKWHIHSTYGDNQRMTTLSRGVEPFWINDKDAAEIFIEDNDWVEVHNDNGVVVTRAAVSARIPRGICIQYHSPERTYSVPTSPLRGNKRAGGHNSLTRTRLKPNLMCGGYGQFTFHFNYWGPIGCNRDTHVLVRKLPDLKW, encoded by the coding sequence ATTTCCTGGATCAAGGATGAAGTTGACCCTCGGCTGAGAAGTTGGGAAGAGTTTTACCGGAATCGGTGGCAGCACGACAAAATCGTGCGCTCGACACACGGCGTGAACTGTACGGGTGGGTGTTCGTGGCAGATCCATGTGAAAGACGGCATTGTGACGTGGGAGATGCAGGGCCTCGATTATCCCATGCTGGAATCGGGCCTGCCGCCCTATGAGCCCCGAGGATGCCAGAGAGGCATTTCGTATTCCTGGTATCTCTACAGTCCTTTGCGCGTGAAATATCCCTATACCCGGGGGGCGTTGCTGGATTTGTGGCTTGAGGCGCGCGCACAGCATGAAGATCCGGTCGATGCATGGAAGTCGCTGGTCGAAAATCCCGAAGCTCGACGACGTTGGCAGCGTGCGCGAGGCAAGGGAGGATTCCGGCGCGCCGACTGGGACACAGTACTCGAGCTGATGGCTGCCGCGCAGATCTACACGATCAAGAAATGGGGTCCGGATCGGATCGCAGGCTTCTCTCCCATTCCAGCGATGTCCATGATCAGCTACGCCGGTGGCGCCAGGATGTTGCAGCTCATGGGCGCTGTTTCGCTTTCGTTCTACGACTGGTACTGCGATTTGCCGCCAGCTTCGCCCGAGACATGGGGAGAGCAGACAGATGTGCAAGAGTCGGCGGATTGGTACAACTCAAAGCTGCTCGCCGTGATGGGCTCGAACCTCAACATGACCCGTACGCCTGATTGCCACTTCGCTGCCGAGGCGCGGCACAACGGCTCGAAGATGTGGGTCTTCACGCCAGACTTTGCGCAGGTTTCGAAGTACGCGGACGAATGGGTGGCGATCAACGCCGGTCAGGATGGCGCGTGGTGGATGGCGGTAAACCACGTCATTCTTCATGAATTTCATCACCAGAAGCAGACGCCATACTTCCTCGATTACGCAAAGAAGTACACGGACTCGCCATACCTGGTAGAGATCAACGAGGTGGACGGCGAGTTTCGTGCAGGGAGACTGCTGCATGCCAATCGATTGCGCGGGTACGAGGGCACCGAGAATGGCGAGTGGAAGTTCCTCATGTGGGACACGAAGGACGGCCGCCCGAAGATGCCAATGGGCAGTTCCGGATTTCGCTGGGGAAAGGAAAAAGGTAAGTGGAACCTGCTGCTGAAAGATGGAGTGGACGGTACGGAGATCGATCCGGCATTGACATTCCTGGATGATCGCGACCACGTGGCGGCGGTTTCATTCGACGATTTTGGCGAAGGACGCCGGGTGAAGCGGTGTGTCCCTGTGCGGCGACTGGAAACTGCGGATGGCGGTACGGTGACCGTTGCGACGGTTTACGACCTGTTGTTTGCGCAGTACGGAGTATCGCGTGGGCTGGCGGGCGACTATCCGGCTGACTACGACGACGAGTCCCAGGCGTATACGCCCGCGTGGGCGGAGAAGTACACCGGCATGGGACGGCAGATGCTGATCCGCTTTGCACGCGAGTGGGCAAACACGGCCGAGGCGACGAATGGCAAGTGCACGGTCATCATCGGTGCCGGAATCAACCACTGGTATCACGGCAATCTGATGTACCGGGCGGCAATCCATTCGCTCATATTCTGCGGATGTATCGGCGTAAACGGTGGCGGCCTTGCGCATTACGTTGGGCAGGAAAAACTGGCGCCCGGCGAATCCTGGGGTGCGCTGGCATTCGGCAAAGATTGGGTGCCCGCTTCCCGGTTGCAGAATGCGCCGAGCTGGCACTACGTCAATACCGATCAGTGGCGGTACGAGCGCTCGTTCACCGACTATCACACGGTGCCTCAGATAAACGGAAACAGTTCGCTTGCTAAAGGCCACACGATGGACTTGCAAGTCCGGGCTGTCAGATCAGGCTGGCTACCTTTCTATCCGCAGTTCAACAAGAGTTCTCTTGAACTCGTGCGCGAAGCCGAAGCCGCTGGGGCGCACAGCAACGAAGAGATCGTCGACTTTACGGTCCGGCAACTCAAGAACAAGAACCTGAAGTTTGCGGTCGAAGATCCCGACGCGCCAGAGAACTGGCCGCGTGTGTGGTTCATTTGGCGCGGCAACGCGCTCCTGGCCAGCGCGAAGGGGCACGAGTACTTCTTGAAGCACTATCTCGGCACCCACTCAAACCTGATCTCGAAAGACATGGCGGAAGGCAGCGTTGAGGACGTGGTGTGGCACAAGGAGGCGCCGGAAGGGAAGATGGATCTCGTCGTCGATCTTAACTTCCGAATGGACACGTCGGCGCTGTACTCGGACATCGTGCTTCCGGCCGCGACGTTCTATGAGAAAGCCGACTTGAACTCGACCGACATGCACAGCTTCATTCATCCGCTGTCCCCGGCTGTGCCGCCCTCGTGGGAATCGAAGAGCGACTGGCAAATTTTCCGTGCGGTTGCGAAGAAGTTTTCCGAGTTGGCGCCGAAACATTTTCCGGAACCGGTTCGCGACATCGTGGCCACACCGTTGGCGCACGACACGGCGGCGGAGATCGCCCAAGTTGAGATCAAGGACTGGACGAAGGGTGAGTGCGAGGCGATTCCCGGCAAGACCATGCCGGGTCTTAAGGTTGTGGAACGTGATTACAAGAATCTCTACAACCAGTACATTTCGTTCGGACCGCAGGTGGCTGCCAACGGATTGGGCGCGCACGGCACGCATTATGAAGTTAAAGACGAATACAAGACGGCAATACGCGAATGCCCAACGGTGGAATGGAACGGAAATAAATATCCATCGGTGCTCGAAGATGAGCATGTTTGCAACCTGATCTTGCGCTTCGCCACAGTAACAAATGGCGAACTGGCCTATCGCTCCTACAAGAACATCGAGGAGAAAGCCGGAGTTCCGCTGGTACACCTTGCGGAGCGCAATCGTGGAACGCGAGTGACCTTCAAGGACCTGCAGGCACAGCCCCGGCGCTTCATTAACAGTCCAATGTGGTCTGGGCTCACAGAGAACGGCAGAGCGTATTCGCCATTCACCTATAACGTGGAATGCATGGTACCGTGGCGAACGCTGACGGGCCGACAGCATCTCTATCTCGACCATCCGTTGTATATCGACTTCGGCGAACACCTTCCGACATACAAGCCCAAGCCGCTTCCGGTGCAGTACAACGACATCTGCTACAGCCTGCCCGACAACGCGACCAAGATGCTGAATTATTTGACGCCGCACGGCAAATGGCACATTCACTCGACGTATGGCGACAACCAGCGAATGACGACTCTTTCGCGCGGTGTGGAACCGTTCTGGATAAACGACAAAGATGCGGCCGAAATCTTCATTGAGGACAACGACTGGGTCGAGGTGCATAACGACAACGGCGTCGTAGTCACGAGAGCGGCGGTGAGCGCACGCATTCCGCGCGGCATCTGCATCCAGTATCACTCACCGGAACGCACCTACTCTGTGCCGACATCGCCTCTGCGTGGTAATAAACGCGCCGGCGGACACAACAGCCTCACGCGCACGCGACTCAAGCCGAACCTGATGTGCGGAGGTTACGGTCAATTCACTTTTCATTTCAATTATTGGGGACCGATCGGTTGCAATCGCGACACGCACGTTCTTGTGCGCAAACTGCCGGACCTGAAGTGGTAA
- a CDS encoding c-type cytochrome: MRYINLLLALILLCVVKAESQAVPPADYFRQSCASCHTVGGGRLVGPDLKNVTQRKDRAWLAQFIQAPKSVIDSGDAYAVQLQRDAQGVVMPTLGLDTARTQALLDLIDAESKLPKSQFAGTQISDRPFTARDIEMGRAIFTGTQQLKNGGPACVSCHTMRGLGGLSGGRLGPDLTLVYERLQGRKGLGAWLVNPASPTMTPVFGKTPLHGDDILPLLAYFEDGAKKGGSDNTAARLNFLLIGLGGTLIGLVVLDGIWKKRFRGVRRQLVHKKRGEE; the protein is encoded by the coding sequence GTGCGATATATAAACTTGCTGCTGGCGCTGATTCTGCTATGCGTGGTGAAAGCGGAATCTCAGGCTGTTCCGCCAGCTGACTACTTCCGTCAGAGTTGCGCGAGTTGTCACACAGTCGGAGGCGGACGCCTCGTCGGTCCAGATCTGAAGAACGTGACTCAACGGAAGGACCGGGCGTGGCTGGCCCAGTTCATTCAGGCCCCGAAGTCTGTCATCGACAGCGGCGACGCCTACGCAGTGCAACTGCAACGCGACGCGCAAGGTGTCGTCATGCCGACACTGGGTCTAGACACGGCGCGCACGCAAGCTCTGCTAGACCTCATCGACGCGGAATCCAAGCTCCCAAAGTCACAATTCGCAGGAACCCAGATCAGTGATCGGCCATTCACTGCTCGCGACATAGAGATGGGGCGCGCAATCTTCACTGGCACACAACAGCTCAAGAACGGCGGACCTGCCTGCGTGTCGTGCCACACGATGCGAGGGCTGGGAGGACTAAGCGGCGGACGCCTCGGTCCGGACCTGACGCTTGTGTACGAACGCCTGCAAGGCCGCAAAGGACTGGGCGCGTGGTTAGTGAATCCGGCAAGTCCCACAATGACGCCGGTTTTCGGTAAGACTCCGCTGCACGGCGACGACATTCTTCCGCTGCTTGCGTACTTCGAGGATGGCGCGAAAAAAGGCGGTTCTGACAACACGGCCGCTCGGTTGAATTTCCTGCTAATAGGACTCGGTGGAACGCTCATCGGGCTTGTCGTGCTGGATGGGATTTGGAAAAAGCGATTCCGCGGCGTGCGCCGCCAGTTAGTACATAAGAAGCGAGGTGAAGAGTGA
- a CDS encoding Rrf2 family transcriptional regulator — translation MISMTSEYALRAMVWLATQPSGRAILGRELAECSDIPANYLAKILVTLRNAGLVATARGTGGGYMLQKPADGVRLSEIVELFEGSRVGCGCLLSRSRECTGRDACSAHEAWQQVRNVYKQFLDETTLADISVRGSRGTSKAFQAAP, via the coding sequence ATGATCTCGATGACATCCGAGTACGCGTTGCGCGCGATGGTCTGGCTGGCAACACAACCAAGCGGACGCGCGATTCTCGGCAGGGAACTGGCGGAATGCTCTGACATTCCGGCCAATTACCTGGCGAAGATACTTGTGACGCTCCGGAATGCGGGGCTGGTGGCGACGGCACGGGGCACCGGTGGCGGCTACATGTTACAGAAGCCAGCCGACGGCGTCCGGTTGAGCGAAATTGTGGAACTGTTCGAGGGTTCGCGCGTGGGGTGCGGATGCCTGCTAAGCCGTTCGAGAGAATGCACGGGCAGAGATGCCTGTTCAGCGCACGAGGCATGGCAGCAAGTGAGGAACGTCTACAAACAGTTCCTTGATGAAACTACGCTTGCTGACATTTCGGTCCGGGGCTCGAGGGGTACTTCCAAGGCATTTCAAGCTGCACCGTAA
- a CDS encoding TonB-dependent receptor — translation MNRILLVALILLSGTVFAQDSKVVTKTQDLPIHRETVVVTGSYQPVEVNDSDRSVNAIEVGLRVPLYRNFVDVLRADPALDLRQRAPGIQTDLSVRGASFEQTLILVDGLRVNDAQSSHHNMDLPLPFEALDRVEILHGSGSTMYGADAVGGVVNFITAPASMNELRFAVGGGNYGTDQQRAQLSLAGKNFSQRFSATRERSTGFMADRDYRSLGIASESHVKTRLGDSTVLLGLSDRPFGANQFYGNFDSWERTKGWFVGAKQELGADTRVDFGYRRHTDVFILSRKNPAYYENNHVTESFQASLRRRRELKENLTLFYGVEGYRDNIASSNLGYHGRNRGAFYGNLDLRLNRWTFSIAGREELYGGTNNEFSPTLSAGYRLSEKVKLRASAGHGFRLPTYTDLYYRDPANQGNPALRAESAWSYEGGLVWHGNPRLSGELTLFTRRVRDGIDYVRSTGSAPWQAANIDRLNFTGIEATSRLRLGQSQELQLACMWLHGSQAAALTGLQSRYVSTHPVKQGTLEWRGLLPARLELRSRLGVTERIDRATYPLMEVSATRQFGALRPYIQLTNATSTGYEEIQGVRMPGRQIVLGVEFRLGLGKTAR, via the coding sequence ATGAATCGCATCCTTTTAGTCGCTCTAATTCTGCTCAGTGGGACAGTGTTTGCGCAGGACTCCAAGGTCGTAACTAAGACCCAGGATCTGCCGATTCACCGGGAAACTGTGGTCGTGACCGGCAGCTATCAACCGGTTGAGGTTAATGACTCTGATCGCAGTGTCAATGCCATCGAGGTTGGCCTCAGGGTTCCGCTCTATCGCAACTTCGTGGATGTACTGCGGGCAGATCCGGCCTTGGATTTGCGACAGCGTGCGCCCGGAATTCAGACAGACTTGTCGGTCCGTGGAGCTTCTTTCGAGCAAACGCTGATACTGGTCGATGGCCTCAGAGTCAACGACGCCCAATCCAGCCATCACAACATGGATCTCCCACTTCCGTTCGAGGCATTGGATCGGGTCGAGATTCTGCATGGCAGCGGATCAACCATGTATGGAGCAGACGCAGTCGGCGGTGTGGTGAATTTCATTACGGCGCCCGCCAGCATGAACGAATTGCGATTCGCCGTCGGAGGAGGGAACTACGGGACGGATCAGCAGCGGGCGCAGCTATCCCTGGCTGGCAAAAACTTTTCCCAGCGGTTTAGCGCCACGCGAGAGCGTTCGACAGGATTCATGGCCGATCGCGACTATCGTAGTCTCGGCATTGCCTCAGAATCCCACGTGAAGACGAGGCTTGGCGACAGCACAGTCCTGCTTGGGCTCAGTGACCGGCCTTTTGGAGCAAACCAGTTCTATGGCAATTTCGATTCATGGGAGCGGACTAAGGGATGGTTCGTGGGAGCCAAGCAGGAGTTGGGCGCAGATACGAGAGTTGATTTCGGCTATCGCCGGCACACCGATGTTTTCATTTTGTCTCGCAAAAATCCCGCCTACTACGAGAACAACCACGTCACTGAAAGTTTCCAGGCATCACTGCGACGGCGCCGTGAGCTAAAAGAGAATCTGACTCTTTTTTATGGTGTCGAAGGCTACCGCGACAACATTGCCAGCAGCAATCTCGGGTATCACGGTCGCAACCGCGGCGCTTTCTACGGCAATCTTGATCTTCGCCTGAATCGATGGACATTCTCGATTGCCGGACGTGAGGAACTGTACGGAGGGACAAACAACGAGTTCAGCCCTACGCTCTCGGCCGGATATCGACTGTCGGAGAAAGTGAAGCTCCGGGCGTCGGCCGGGCACGGCTTTCGGCTGCCAACCTACACAGACCTCTACTATCGCGACCCGGCAAATCAAGGTAATCCGGCCTTGCGAGCCGAAAGTGCCTGGAGCTATGAGGGCGGCCTGGTATGGCATGGCAACCCACGATTGTCAGGTGAGTTAACACTCTTTACGCGTCGCGTTCGGGATGGCATCGATTATGTGCGCTCGACAGGTTCGGCTCCCTGGCAGGCGGCAAACATCGATCGGCTAAACTTCACCGGCATTGAAGCAACCTCCAGGCTACGCTTAGGCCAATCGCAGGAGTTGCAGCTTGCCTGCATGTGGCTGCATGGCTCGCAGGCTGCTGCACTCACTGGGCTTCAATCACGCTACGTCAGCACTCACCCCGTCAAGCAGGGAACCTTGGAGTGGCGAGGTTTGCTGCCCGCACGGCTCGAACTGCGAAGCCGGCTCGGAGTCACGGAACGTATTGACCGTGCGACGTATCCGCTCATGGAGGTCTCAGCAACGCGCCAGTTCGGTGCGCTTCGTCCCTACATACAACTCACCAACGCTACCAGTACCGGATACGAGGAGATTCAAGGCGTTCGGATGCCCGGTAGACAAATAGTGCTTGGAGTTGAGTTCCGGTTAGGTCTGGGAAAGACCGCTCGTTAA
- a CDS encoding GAF domain-containing SpoIIE family protein phosphatase, with product MDVLVSVQKAAQEISSILELDELLDTIVHRIAVEFGCIESSILLVDGDQFHLAAVHGCTQSQKGERWPVTEGLSGQVLATGRPHYAPDVSQELHYRACEPETRSEVIIPLKVGERVIGVFGASHHELDAFPKAQVELLKALAGHIAVAVDNAQRIRQERRQTQHIRDEQDEARRLQQSLLPRNTLALPGFQLETEWIPAGAVGGDWYDFIPLSDGRVAIVLADVSGKGMPAALLMAAVRGILRSLAPLASGPGEVLARVNQLLLDDVPTGRYVTMIYALLDPERRTLTFASAGHPWPLLCHEDGVRPLHTDAGLPLGLLPSQFTEHTLTLCHDFRLLFYTDGISEALNCQDQEFGSARLHEFIAAHDCSVSQLMEAIRQFGGECGLHDDATVILLRNAA from the coding sequence GTGGACGTTTTGGTTTCTGTGCAGAAGGCTGCACAAGAAATCAGCTCCATCCTTGAGCTCGACGAGCTCCTCGACACCATCGTCCACCGCATCGCTGTGGAGTTTGGCTGCATCGAGTCCAGCATTCTGCTGGTGGACGGCGACCAATTCCATCTCGCAGCCGTGCATGGCTGCACTCAGTCCCAGAAGGGTGAGCGCTGGCCGGTAACGGAAGGTCTGTCTGGCCAGGTCCTGGCCACCGGCAGGCCCCACTATGCGCCGGATGTCTCGCAGGAACTGCATTACCGCGCATGCGAACCTGAGACGCGTTCCGAGGTCATTATTCCCCTGAAGGTAGGCGAACGCGTGATCGGCGTCTTCGGTGCATCACACCACGAACTGGACGCTTTCCCAAAGGCGCAAGTCGAACTTTTGAAGGCGCTGGCCGGCCACATCGCAGTCGCAGTAGACAACGCGCAGCGAATCAGGCAGGAGCGTCGCCAAACTCAGCATATACGCGACGAACAGGATGAGGCCCGTCGGCTTCAACAGAGCCTCCTCCCGCGCAATACGCTGGCGCTCCCGGGCTTTCAACTCGAGACGGAGTGGATACCGGCTGGCGCCGTCGGTGGCGATTGGTATGACTTCATTCCGCTCAGCGATGGGCGCGTCGCCATCGTCCTCGCCGATGTCTCCGGCAAAGGCATGCCTGCGGCATTGCTGATGGCAGCCGTCCGCGGCATACTTCGTTCGCTCGCGCCTCTCGCCAGCGGTCCGGGCGAGGTGCTGGCTCGAGTCAACCAGTTATTGCTCGACGACGTGCCGACTGGCCGCTACGTAACCATGATCTATGCGCTGCTCGATCCGGAGCGTCGCACGCTCACTTTCGCCAGCGCCGGCCATCCCTGGCCCTTGCTGTGCCATGAGGATGGAGTGCGTCCGCTGCACACCGACGCAGGCCTGCCGCTCGGGTTGCTTCCCAGTCAGTTCACCGAGCACACCCTGACCCTCTGCCATGATTTCCGTCTGCTGTTCTATACCGACGGAATCTCCGAAGCGCTGAATTGCCAGGACCAGGAATTCGGTAGTGCCCGCCTGCACGAATTCATCGCGGCCCACGATTGCAGCGTGTCTCAATTGATGGAAGCCATTCGTCAGTTTGGCGGCGAATGCGGGCTGCACGACGATGCCACGGTGATCCTTCTGCGCAACGCTGCGTAA
- a CDS encoding aspartate/glutamate racemase family protein, producing MKTIGLVGGMSWESTAHYYALINKMVNERLGGHHSAKLLLYSIDFEELTQRTFADKWDEAAAIMVDAAKRLERGGADFVLICANTMHIAAEEVEQAIGIPLLHIADATAERIIARDIRRVGLLGTAFTMEREFYTSRLRDKFGLAVMLPCPAHRKLLHRVIVDELVYGVVNPESKAKLREVIAELIASGAEGIILGCTELMMILEQADSAVPMFDTTTIHSEAAVEHALACTAAV from the coding sequence GTGAAGACCATTGGCCTGGTTGGCGGGATGAGTTGGGAAAGCACGGCGCATTACTACGCGCTGATAAACAAAATGGTAAACGAACGCCTCGGTGGGCACCATTCCGCCAAGCTCCTGCTGTACTCCATCGACTTCGAAGAACTCACGCAACGGACGTTCGCTGACAAGTGGGATGAAGCAGCCGCGATCATGGTAGACGCGGCAAAACGACTCGAACGTGGGGGCGCGGATTTCGTTCTTATCTGCGCCAATACCATGCACATCGCCGCTGAAGAAGTCGAACAGGCAATCGGTATTCCCTTATTGCACATTGCCGATGCGACAGCAGAACGAATCATTGCCCGTGACATCCGGCGCGTGGGACTGCTCGGCACCGCGTTCACCATGGAGCGGGAGTTTTACACGAGCCGTCTGCGCGACAAGTTTGGACTGGCCGTAATGCTGCCTTGTCCGGCCCATCGCAAACTTCTGCATCGTGTCATCGTTGACGAACTCGTTTACGGTGTTGTGAATCCCGAATCGAAAGCAAAGCTGCGCGAGGTCATCGCAGAACTAATCGCGTCTGGTGCGGAAGGCATTATTCTCGGCTGCACTGAGTTGATGATGATTCTGGAGCAAGCGGATAGCGCCGTCCCCATGTTCGACACCACGACCATTCACAGCGAAGCAGCGGTAGAACACGCGCTGGCCTGCACCGCAGCCGTGTAA
- a CDS encoding DUF169 domain-containing protein — translation MQSKIAGAIGLKTNPVVLTWADSAPESALRFKPGAWGCVVSLIAGVAAKGKVAAFDRHTYGCWGGGVGLGFGNQYEAFPGGIECLCRFLSDGNQSDPIGKQIGEQMAQGAGARLADNFLLGERYIKDQQRTHSFLDSMPMRDIGDKFVVFKPLEQLDPAHDDVKSVTFFVEPDALSALVVLANYARPQTENVGIPWAAGCQVIGIYSCQELERDHPRALIGMTDLSARKNVRASLGKYIASFTVPWPLFLKMENNVEGSFLQRETWHSLAD, via the coding sequence ATGCAAAGCAAAATCGCTGGGGCGATCGGACTCAAGACAAATCCAGTGGTTCTCACCTGGGCTGATTCGGCGCCCGAGTCGGCGCTTCGCTTCAAGCCCGGCGCTTGGGGATGCGTCGTAAGTCTCATCGCCGGCGTTGCCGCAAAGGGCAAGGTCGCGGCCTTCGACCGCCACACCTATGGCTGCTGGGGAGGCGGTGTCGGTCTTGGCTTCGGCAATCAATACGAAGCCTTCCCGGGCGGCATTGAGTGCCTCTGCCGCTTCCTCTCCGACGGAAACCAATCCGACCCCATCGGCAAACAAATCGGGGAACAAATGGCCCAAGGGGCCGGAGCACGTCTTGCCGATAACTTCTTGCTTGGCGAGCGCTACATCAAAGACCAGCAGCGCACACATAGCTTTCTGGATTCCATGCCGATGCGTGACATCGGAGATAAGTTCGTAGTATTCAAGCCGCTCGAGCAACTCGATCCGGCCCATGATGACGTCAAGAGCGTCACCTTCTTCGTTGAGCCTGACGCGCTCTCAGCGCTCGTCGTTCTCGCCAACTACGCCCGCCCGCAGACAGAGAATGTCGGCATTCCATGGGCCGCTGGATGTCAGGTGATCGGCATTTACTCTTGCCAGGAACTCGAACGCGATCATCCGCGCGCTCTCATTGGCATGACCGATCTTTCCGCGCGCAAGAACGTCCGCGCATCACTCGGCAAATACATCGCCTCCTTTACCGTCCCCTGGCCACTGTTCCTCAAAATGGAGAACAACGTGGAAGGCAGCTTCCTGCAACGAGAAACCTGGCACAGCCTGGCAGACTGA
- a CDS encoding TetR/AcrR family transcriptional regulator, which translates to MKSKSAPTQPFRRERGRKRVESLLRSAERVFAEVGYERATTNLIAERASASPGTLYQFFSNKQEMAEEIAHRYAKRLRAIQSETMVALEPRHPHKEIDRVVDAYLEFLRAAPAFGMLLETIEISREVSAVRKILLDSAIQWITQIIAALVPDRSKADQRLHAEVCVMIFRGMTPMLVDRNTRKTARAVAEVKKVIHRYLAPVLAEHSSR; encoded by the coding sequence ATGAAAAGTAAATCAGCTCCAACACAACCATTCCGCCGCGAGCGTGGCAGGAAAAGGGTTGAATCGCTTCTCCGGTCAGCGGAGCGCGTCTTCGCCGAGGTCGGATATGAGCGGGCCACGACGAATCTCATTGCCGAACGCGCCTCGGCTTCGCCCGGTACGCTCTATCAGTTCTTCAGCAACAAGCAGGAGATGGCGGAGGAGATCGCACACCGCTATGCCAAACGCCTGCGCGCCATTCAGAGCGAGACCATGGTGGCCCTTGAACCTCGCCATCCACACAAAGAGATTGACCGGGTGGTCGACGCGTACCTTGAGTTCCTGCGCGCCGCACCAGCTTTCGGCATGCTGCTGGAAACAATTGAGATTTCGCGAGAAGTGAGCGCGGTTCGGAAGATTCTCCTTGATTCTGCAATTCAGTGGATTACTCAGATCATCGCGGCACTTGTGCCCGATCGATCAAAGGCGGATCAACGACTCCATGCGGAAGTATGCGTCATGATCTTCCGCGGGATGACCCCGATGCTGGTGGATCGAAACACTCGGAAAACAGCCAGGGCAGTTGCAGAAGTCAAGAAGGTAATCCATCGTTATCTCGCTCCGGTCCTGGCTGAACACTCATCGAGATAG